One part of the Vitis riparia cultivar Riparia Gloire de Montpellier isolate 1030 chromosome 6, EGFV_Vit.rip_1.0, whole genome shotgun sequence genome encodes these proteins:
- the LOC117915561 gene encoding probable protein S-acyltransferase 15, giving the protein MLVLDDQKSMRISLKLIGRCMISCIFVFLTQFALSIVPRFFAASSLLIQLPLSALLLLVLLGTGRCCRRFLGVYASAPAFVFFNLLFIWGVYIVILRKVISPLMGIVLNGEVVMLIIGLYSILSSDPGFVTSRSSCSDNHAEDSFSEDEAHFEGSFSSRRVRYCKSCKAYVKGFDHHCPAFGNCIGQKNHVLFMVLLIGFVITEASYIMDSFKFATKFQKMDETGQETSLSENLVISTMLFCLLQVLWQGVFLTWHIYCVCVNIRTDEWINWKKYPEFQIIIPTQPGLSSEGRRFRNPYNKGVFCNMKDFLASEE; this is encoded by the exons ATGTTAGTGTTAGATGATCAGAAGAGCATGAGAATTTCGTTGAAGTTGATTGGTCGTTGTATGATCTCCTGTATCTTCGTCTTCCTCACTCAGTTTGCCCTATCTATTGTTCCTCGCTTCTTCGCTGCCTCCTCTCTTCTCATTCAACTTCCACTCTCAG CTCTCTTACTGCTAGTACTTTTGGGTACCGGAAGATGCTGCCGgcggtttcttggagtttatgCATCGGCTCCTGCTTTCGTCTTCTtcaatttattgtttatttgggGTGTTTACATTGTGATCCTTCGAAAAG TCATTTCACCTCTAATGGGTATTGTATTGAATGGAGAGGTCGTCATGCTCATCATTGGTCTGTATAG TATCCTATCAAGTGATCCGGGTTTTGTTACAAGCAGATCTTCGTGTTCAGACAATCATGCTGAAGATTCATTTTCTGAAGATGAAGCCCATTTTGAG GGTTCTTTCTCATCAAGGAGGGTGAGATACTGTAAGAGCTGCAAGGCATATGTAAAGGGATTTGACCACCATTGTCCTGCATTTGGGAACTGTATAG GACAAAAGAACCATGTTCTCTTCATGGTTCTTCTCATTGGCTTTGTTATCACTGAGGCTTCATACATAATGGACTCATTCAAGT TTGccacaaaattccaaaaaatggaTGAAACTGGACAGGAG aCTAGCCTGTCTGAGAATTTGGTTATCAGCACAATGCTATTCTGTCTTCTCCAAGTGCTATGGCAG GGGGTGTTCCTGACATGGCATATATATTGTGTATGTGTCAACATCAGAACTGATGAGTGG ATAAACTGGAAGAAGTATCCAgagttccaaattattattCCAACCCAACCAG GGCTAAGCTCTGAAGGGAGAAGGTTCAGAAATCCATACAACAAGGGTGTTTTTTGCAACATGAAGGATTTCCTGGCATCAGAAGAATAG